A window of Belonocnema kinseyi isolate 2016_QV_RU_SX_M_011 chromosome 9, B_treatae_v1, whole genome shotgun sequence contains these coding sequences:
- the LOC117180146 gene encoding uncharacterized protein LOC117180146: MFEMGKRSVLWKHFVAKDKNTSMCRYCDKEIKSSENTSNMRNHMQVSHFSIWNEEETNSANKLKEKIKITPENTASTSSQKDSYASPAEVPSTPSQTQNIPATASQKDDFFKKSKENIQESFSSISSFKEGGETTLARINQRYGI; this comes from the exons ATGTTCGAGATGGGGAAAAGGAGTGTGTTATGGAAGCACTTTGTCGCTAAAGACAAGAACACTTCTATGTGTCGTTATTGTGATAAAGAGATAAAAAGTTCGGAAAACACGTCAAACATGCGAAACCACATGCAGGTTTCccatttttctatttggaatGAAGAAGAGACTAATTCTGCCAATAAGCTTAAa gaaaaaataaaaattacaccaGAGAACACAGCCAGTACTTCATCTCAAAAGGATTCTTACGCCTCACCTGCCGAAGTCCCGTCTACTCCATCTCAAACTCAAAACATCCCAGCTACTGCATCTCAGAAGgacgatttttttaagaaatctaaagaaaatatacAAGAGAGTTTTAGCAGCATCTCGTCTTTCAAAGAAGGCG